GCAGCAGCCCCCGCGGCTGCCCGAACCTTTCCTCCCTCCGTCCGTGTACAAGCCGGCCGGCTCCTGCCCTGGAGTCGGCCGTTTTTGCTGGGCGCCGGCTCCTGCATGACCCGGCACCTCGCATTCCGTACAACGCTTTTCCCGGACGATGCACCACGACACTACCGCTATCGAACCCGATGCCCTGGCCAGCCTGATCCGGGCGCGCCGGACGATCCACCTCTACCGGCCCGAAACCCCGCCCGTCGAAACGATCCTGAAGGCGCTCGACCTCGCGCGCTGGGCCCCGAACCACAAACTTACCGAACCCTGGCGGTTTTACCTGCTCGGCAGCCAGACGGCCGAAGCCATCGTCGAGCTGAACACCGAGATCGTGACGGCCGCAAAGGGTCCGGCCGCCGGCGCTGCCAAGCGCGCGCGCTGGCTCGAGATGCCCGGCTGGCTCGTCGTTACCTGCGTCCGCTCCACGAACCCGCTTCGGGCGAAGGAGGACTACGCCGCCACCTGCTGCGCCATCCAGAACGCCATGCTCTACCTGTGGAATGAGGGCATCGGCATGAAATGGGCCTCGGGCGACGTCATCCGCGACGCGCGCTTTTGCGAAATGCTGGACATCGACCCGGAAGCGGAGGAGGTCGTCGGGCTCTTCTGGTATGGCTACCCGGCCGAATCGCCGGAGACGAAGCGCAAGCCGCTGGAGGATGTGCTGCAGTGGCGCCCTTGAGGGGCCCCTCGTCATTCCCAATCGAGTTGGGAATGACGCCGGCCAGCCATGAAGTATAGGGCAGCTCTACAGTCCCACCGTCACATGCACACCCGGCGGAGACCCCGCCTCCAAGGGCGGCGACAGGGCGATCGAGAGATCCGGGGCGTTGACCTTGCCGGCCTGGACGACGGCCGAGATCCCGGATAGGAGGCGATTGGCCACGAGCAGCGCCGCGTAGATGGAGCGCCGGCGGCTGAAGGTTTCGGCATCGTCGCGCAGCTCGCGGAAACGCCCGAAATCCGCTTCGCTTGCCCACTCCCACTGAAACGCGCGCGTACTCACATAATCGAGGCGATTCCAGGCGCGGTTGCGCAGCTGGGCGTCGAGGTAGTCGTCGGACGACAGGTAAGTGGCCAGGTTCAGGTAAAAAGCTCTATCCTTGCCCTCGATGAGGGCGCCGGCGCGGGAGACGGCCAGCGTCTCGTAGCTTTGAACCCGCTGTCCCTGCTGCCAGTTGGCCCCGAGGAGCCCCAGCCAGAGGCTGGCGTCGATCCCCGCAAACAACGTGGCCTTGCCGCGCCACGACCCGCCCTGCACGTAGCGATGGCCGAGACCCGGCAACAGCAGGCTCGAGGCAAACGCCTTCGCCGGCGTCACGCGTCGGGGCGCCTCCTGTGCGTAGGCGGGCATCCCCACGGATACGGCCAGCAGCAGCGCTACCCAGTTCAAACGTCGGACCTTGTACTCAGAACGGGTCATAACCGCATCTTTCGTAATGAAAATCAACATCGCACACCCCCACCGCTGGGACGTCTCGCCGGCCGAGGCCATCCGGATCCAGCAGGATCTCGCCGGCCTGGTGCGCCACGAACCGCTCGCCGCCGAACCGGGCACCATCGCCGGGGTCGATGTCAGCATCCGCGGCGATCGGGCGCGGACGGCGATCGTCGTCGTTTCGATGCCCGACCTGGCGGTCGTCGATCAAACAACGTGGGAGGGCGACGTTCCGTTTCCCTATATCCCGGGCCTGCTCAGTTTTCGCGAGATGCCGTGCATCCTGCCGGCCCTCGAGGCCCTGCGCGTCTGGCCCGATGTCTTCATGACCGACAGCCAGGGCATCGCGCATCCGCGGCGTTTCGGGCTCGCCTGCCATCTCGGCGTCGTGCTCGATTGGCCGGCGTTTGGCGTCGCCAAGAGCCGGCTGTGCGGGGTTTACAAAGAACCCGGGGTCAAAAAAGGGTCGCGCGCGGCGCTCACGGATCGCGACGAGCCCATCGGCACGGTGCTCCGGACGCGCGACCGCACCCACCCGGTGTACGTCAGCGTCGGGCATCGGATCACGCTCGCCGAGGCCGAGCGCCTCACGCTGGCCTGCTGCCCGCGGTA
The Rhodothermales bacterium genome window above contains:
- a CDS encoding nitroreductase translates to MHHDTTAIEPDALASLIRARRTIHLYRPETPPVETILKALDLARWAPNHKLTEPWRFYLLGSQTAEAIVELNTEIVTAAKGPAAGAAKRARWLEMPGWLVVTCVRSTNPLRAKEDYAATCCAIQNAMLYLWNEGIGMKWASGDVIRDARFCEMLDIDPEAEEVVGLFWYGYPAESPETKRKPLEDVLQWRP
- the nfi gene encoding deoxyribonuclease V (cleaves DNA at apurinic or apyrimidinic sites), producing MKINIAHPHRWDVSPAEAIRIQQDLAGLVRHEPLAAEPGTIAGVDVSIRGDRARTAIVVVSMPDLAVVDQTTWEGDVPFPYIPGLLSFREMPCILPALEALRVWPDVFMTDSQGIAHPRRFGLACHLGVVLDWPAFGVAKSRLCGVYKEPGVKKGSRAALTDRDEPIGTVLRTRDRTHPVYVSVGHRITLAEAERLTLACCPRYKIPEPTRLAHALSYRTV